A genomic region of Dunckerocampus dactyliophorus isolate RoL2022-P2 chromosome 8, RoL_Ddac_1.1, whole genome shotgun sequence contains the following coding sequences:
- the osgn1 gene encoding oxidative stress induced growth inhibitor 1: MELCDKEIVSGEILPVVIIGNGPSGICLSYLLSGYTPYLSPEVSHPNPLLHSKLAEHPRLSLLEQDLEYLCEGLQGRSSNPVAVLFDSLLLPDSDFGLDHTSPLEWRYEPERAVPHLVLGKGPPGGAWHAMEGSMLTLSLANWMELPGLKLKDWMKDKRRNVRNDRATPAEIASYYEHYVSQMSLENNFACRTSVTSVTRQPSSQEGSPPCWRVKGLQCRQGEDLGDGSTLEKVPFSLLAHNVVLATGTHDIPARLGVEGESLPFVCHSFWELEGAISRGELDESSDPVLVVGAGLTAADAVLAAHHLSTPVYHVFRRSVTDPGLIFNQLPKMLYPEYHKVHQMMMQQQHEASSPPQYHLNSSSPPSSSLSSSYAGYLSFPRHRVVAFRPDHKCVLQSDSGQSTVVQVSKALVLIGAHPNLSFLADDGRPLGVYPEEPITCRRNPIDVDPFTNEVVAAEGPGLYAMGPLVGENFVRFLKGGALAIASDLAKRQRQGRDTGEGFLSSDRLAYKWVDRRPITQTHAEVARL, from the exons ATGGAGCTTTGCGACAAAGAAATAGTTTCTGGAGAGATCCTGCCTGTGGTGATTATTG GCAACGGCCCATCAGGGATCTGCCTGTCCTACCTGTTGTCGGGCTACACCCCCTACCTATCACCTGAGGTGTCCCACCCCAACCCGCTGCTGCACAGCAAGCTAGCTGAGCATCCTCGCCTGTCGCTACTAGAGCAG GACCTGGAATACCTGTGCGAGGGTCTGCAGGGACGGTCGTCCAACCCGGTGGCCGTGCTCTTTGATTCGCTGCTGCTCCCCGACAGCGACTTTGGACTGGACCACACGTCTCCGCTGGAGTGGCGATACGAGCCCGAGCGTGCAGTGCCTCACTTGGTCCTGGGAAAAGGTCCGCCTGGAGGAGCCTGGCAT GCGATGGAAGGCTCCATGCTAACGCTGAGCTTGGCCAACTGGATGGAGCTGCCAGGACTCAAACTAAAGGATTGGATGAAAGACAAACGAAG AAACGTCCGCAACGACCGTGCCACACCAGCAGAGATCGCCTCCTACTACGAGCACTACGTCTCCCAGATGTCACTGGAGAACAACTTTGCCTGCAGGACCAGCGTTACCTCGGTAACCAGGCAGCCCAGCAGCCAGGAGGGGTCACCTCCCTGCTGGAGAGTCAAGGGACTGCAGTGCCGCCAGGGAGAGGACCTTGGAG ATGGTTCCACATTAGAGAAGGTGCCTTTCTCCCTGTTGGCCCACAATGTTGTCCTGGCGACTGGGACTCACGACATCCCGGCCAGACTGGGCGTGGAGGGcgagtccctgccctttgtctGCCACTCCTTCTGGGAGCTAGAGGGCGCCATCTCCCGCGGCGAGTTGGATGAGTCCTCAGACCCGGTGCTGGTGGTGGGGGCGGGTCTAACGGCGGCCGACGCTGTGCTAGCAGCCCACCATCTCAGTACGCCTGTCTACCACGTCTTCAGGCGCTCTGTGACCGACCCTGGCCTCATCTTCAACCAGCTGCCCAAAATGCTCTACCCGGAATACCACAAG GTTCACCAGATGatgatgcagcagcagcacgaaGCTAGTTCTCCTCCTCAGTACCATCTCAACTCCTCCTCCCCGCCCTCATCCTCCTTGTCCTCGTCCTACGCTGGCTACCTCAGCTTTCCCCGTCACAGAGTTGTAGCCTTCCGCCCTGACCACAAGTGTGTGCTGCAGTCTGACTCGGGCCAGTCTACAGTGGTCCAGGTTTCCAAGGCGCTGGTCCTAATTGGAGCCCACCCCAACCTGTCTTTCTTGGCTGATGATGGGCGTCCACTGGGCGTCTACCCTGAAGAGCCCATCACATGCCGGAGGAACCCGATCGACGTGGACCCCTTCACCAATGAGGTGGTGGCAGCCGAGGGTCCGGGCCTGTACGCCATGGGCCCGCTGGTGGGAGAGAACTTTGTGAGGTTCCTGAAGGGAGGGGCCCTGGCCATTGCTAGTGACTTGGCCAAgagacagaggcaaggaagggaCACGGGGGAGGGTTTTTTGTCCTCAGACAGACTGGCGTACAAGTGGGTGGACAGACGGCCCATCACACAGACGCATGCTGAGGTTGCACGTTTATAG
- the ccdc51 gene encoding mitochondrial potassium channel isoform X2, with protein MVTATMNSWWEKYEEFVGLNEVRGAQTKVTEAEAAFMVSRGMVREAHSSLEALLARLKEVRDRLDRVSREEAHYLELATLEHKLLQEERRLRTAYECTEGSEREKFALFSAAVRESHEKERTRAERTKNWSIIGSVLGALIGVMGSTYINRVRLQELKCLLLEAQKGPESLQEALKVQAGNHRSQQDELRALIDTLRVTLKDPVVQDHRGLTPASPIRPSSSLREVHSSNQRTESLLKSLLPQVGHLQQGLGEVQNELSGLRNLLETGPQARRETPEKPVRIERAGADWPGSESVVQTIEDTQRTLGERISRSTLYNAAFTYTAAAITISAVYVLLQGGS; from the exons GCTGAGGCGGCGTTCATGGTGTCCAGGGGGATGGTGCGCGAGGCCCACAGCAGCCTGGAGGCCCTGCTGGCCCGGCTGAAGGAGGTCAGGGACAGGCTGGATAGAGTCTCCAGGGAGGAGGCACACTACCTGGAGCTGGCCACGCTGGAGCACAAACTGCTGCAG GAGGAGCGTCGCCTGAGGACGGCATACGAGTGTACAGAGGGCTCGGAGAGAGAGAAGTTTGCCTTGTTCTCAGCCGCCGTCCGAGAGAGTCACGAAAAGGAGAGGACGCGAGCCGAGCGCACTAAGAACTGGTCCATCATTGGCTCGGTACTGGGAGCCCTGATTGGGGTGATGGGGTCGACGTACATCAACCGTGTCCGCCTGCAG GAGCTGAAGTGTTTGTTGCTGGAAGCCCAAAAGGGTCCAGAAAGCCTGCAGGAAGCCCTCAAAGTCCAAGCAGGAAACCATCGCTCCCAGCAGGACGAGCTGCGTGCACTCATCGACACCCTCAGGGTCACCCTAAAGGACCCCGTCGTCCAAGACCACAGGGGACTGACTCCTGCCTCACCCATCAGGCCTTCATCATCCTTGCGTGAGGTCCACAGTAGCAACCAAAGGACAGAGTCCCTGCTGAAGTCCCTCCTGCCACAAGTGGGTCATCTGCAGCAAGGACTCGGCGAGGTCCAGAACGAGCTTTCCGGTTTGAGAAACCTGTTGGAAACTGGACCGCAGGCTCGCAGGGAAACACCGGAGAAGCCGGTCAGAATTGAGAGAGCGGGAGCGGACTGGCCGGGGTCTGAGTCAGTGGTCCAGACTATAGAGGACACTCAGAGGACTTTAGGGGAGCGCATCAGCCGGAGCACGCTGTATAACGCCGCCTTCACATACACGGCTGCCGCTATCACCATCTCTGCCGTGTACGTTCTGCTGCAAGGAGGCTCTTAG